One genomic region from Paramormyrops kingsleyae isolate MSU_618 chromosome 24, PKINGS_0.4, whole genome shotgun sequence encodes:
- the LOC111850329 gene encoding bifunctional heparan sulfate N-deacetylase/N-sulfotransferase 1-like → MKVIALYGLVCRESAPGQTMLICGPVRRFLRQLSLQTSLLLLFIFCAASVFISAYFLYGVKRDLEPVENLRSESPSDCDGSRVNPSRRPLLRTVVPSTASRTDPVVLVFVESLYSQLGQEIVAILESSRFKYRMEISPGKGDMPTLTDKDRGRFKLVVYENILKYVNLDAWNRELLDKYCVEYGVGIIGFFKANENSLLSAQLKGFPLFLHSNLGLSDCSVNPKSPLLYITKARAAERGQLPGDDWTVFQSNHSTYEPVLVARAKSPESPPGVGASPTLHATVVQDLGLHDGIQRVLFGNSLNFWLHKLVFVDAVSFLTGKSLSLSLDRYLLVDIDDIFVGKEGTRMKVSDVEALLQTQNDLRDYVPNFTFNLGYSGKFFHAGTDEEDLGDDLLLSYAGQFWWFPHMWSHMQPHLFHNQTVLAEQMLLNKRFATEHGIPTNMGYAVAPHHSGVYPVHVQLYDAWKKVWGIRVTSTEEYPHLKPARFRRGFIHRGISVLPRQTCGLFTHTIFHSEYPGGPKELDRLINGGELFLTILLNPISVFMTHLSNYGNDRLGLYTFKNLVKFIQTWSNLKLQTLPPVQLAQRYFQIFPQERDPIWQDPCEDKRHKDIWSKEKTCDRFPKLLIIGPQKTGTTALYLFLAMHPDMTSNYPSKETFEEIQFFNGHNYHKGIDWYMEHFPLPSNTSSDFYFEKSANYFDSEVTSRRAAALLPKAKIITILISPADRAYSWYQHQRAHGDPAALKYTFHEVITAARHAPLKLRILQNRCLVPGWYATHLERWFNHYHPSQIMVLDGQRLRSEPASVMDKIQKFLGLVNTVNYHKILTFDPKKGFWCQLLDGGKTKCLGKSKGRKYPDMDSDSRSFLTEYYREHNIELSKLLYKTGQALPSWLREELVNGR, encoded by the exons ATGAAAGTGATTGCTCTTTACGGTCTCGTGTGCCGTGAATCCGCGCCGGGCCAGACAATGCTGATCTGTGGGCCCGTGCGGCGGTTCCTCCGCCAGCTCAGCCTGCAGACCAGCCTGCTCCTGCTCTTCATCTTCTGCGCGGCCAGCGTCTTCATCTCGGCCTACTTCCTGTATGGCGTCAAGCGCGACCTGGAGCCGGTGGAGAACCTGCGCTCGGAAAGCCCGTCCGACTGCGACGGCTCCAGGGTCAACCCCTCGCGGCGGCCCCTCCTGAGGACCGTCGTCCCCTCCACCGCGTCCCGCACGGATCCCGTCGTGCTGGTGTTTGTGGAGAGCCTTTATTCCCAGCTGGGCCAGGAGATCGTGGCCATCCTGGAGTCCAGTCGCTTTAAATACCGTATGGAGATCTCCCCCGGCAAGGGCGACATGCCCACCCTCACAGACAAGGACCGCGGCCGCTTCAAGCTGGTTGTCTATGAGAACATCCTCAAGTACGTCAACTTGGATGCCTGGAACCGCGAGCTTCTAGACAAGTACTGCGTGGAGTATGGAGTGGGCATCATTGGCTTCTTCAAG GCCAATGAGAACAGCCTGCTGAGTGCCCAGCTGAAGGGCTTCCCTCTCTTCCTGCACTCGAACCTGGGCCTGAGCGACTGCAGCGTCAACCCCAAGTCACCCCTGCTGTACATCACCAAGGCCAGGGCCGCTGAGCGCGGACAATTGCCGGGGGACGACTGGACCGTCTTCCAGTCCAACCACTCCACCTATGAACCGGTGCTGGTGGCCCGGGCCAAGTCACCGGAGTCCCCCCCGGGGGTGGGTGCGAGCCCCACCCTGCACGCCACCGTGGTGCAGGACCTGGGCCTTCACGACGGCATCCAGCGCGTCCTCTTCGGCAATAGTCTCAACTTCTGGCTGCACAAGCTGGTCTTCGTGGACGCCGTGTCCTTCCTGACAGGGAAGAGTCTGTCGCTGTCTCTCGACCGCTACCTGCTGGTCGATATCGACGACATCTTCGTGGGCAAGGAGGGCACGCGCATGAAGGTGTCCGATGTTGAG GCCCTACTTCAGACCCAGAATGACCTCCGGGATTACGTGCCTAATTTCACCTTCAATCTGGGCTACTCAGGGAAGTTCTTTCATGCTG GCACTGACGAGGAGGACCTGGGGGACGACCTGCTCCTGTCCTACGCCGGCCAGTTCTGGTGGTTCCCCCACATGTGGAGCCACATGCAGCCACACCTCTTTCATAACCAGACCGTGTTGGCCGAGCAGATGCTACTCAATAAGAGGTTTGCCACA GAACATGGTATCCCCACCAACATGGGTTACGCTGTGGCCCCCCACCACTCGGGGGTGTACCCTGTTCACGTGCAGCTGTATGATGCCTGGAAGAAGGTGTGGGGTATCCGGGTGACCAGCACGGAGGAGTACCCACACCTCAAACCTGCACGCTTCCGACGCGGGTTCATTCACAGAGGCATCAGC GTACTGCCCAGGCAGACATGCGGCCTCTTCACCCATACCATCTTCCACAGCGAGTACCCGGGGGGGCCGAAGGAGCTGGACCGGCTGATTAATGGCGGCGAGCTTTTCCTCACCATCCTGCTCAACCCC ATCAGCGTCTTTATGACCCACCTGTCGAATTACGGGAATGATCGGCTGGGCCTGTACACCTTCAAGAACCTGGTGAAGTTCATCCAGACCTGGAGCAACCTGAAGCTACAGACTCTACCGCCTGTGCAGCTGGCCCAGAGGTACTTCCAGATCTTTCCACAGGAGAGAGACCCCATCTGGCAG GATCCCTGTGAGGACAAAAGGCACAAAGATATCTGGTCCAAGGAGAAGACATGTGACCGATTCCCAAAGCTGCTCATCATCGGACCCCAGAAAACAG GTACCACTGCTCTTTACCTGTTTCTGGCCATGCACCCTGACATGACCAGCAACTACCCCAGCAAGGAGACCTTTGAGGAGATCCAGTTCTTCAATGGCCACAACTACCATAAAGGAATCGACTG gtacatGGAACACTTTCCACTGCCCTCTAACACCAGCTCCGACTTCTACTTTGAGAAGAGTGCAAACTACTTTGACTCGGAGGTGACGTCGAGGCGGGCGGCGGCCCTGCTACCCAAGGCCAAAATCATCACCATCCTCATCAGCCCGGCAGACCGGGCCTATTCCTGGTACCAG CACCAACGGGCCCATGGCGATCCCGCAGCCTTGAAGTACACTTTCCATGAAGTCATCACGGCAGCTCGTCACGCCCCGCTCAAACTGCGCATCCTGCAGAACCGCTGCTTGGTTCCGGGCTGGTACGCCACCCATCTGGAGCGCTGGTTCAACCACTACCATCCCAGTCAG ATCATGGTTCTTGATGGTCAAAGGCTGAGAAGTGAGCCTGCATCCGTGATGGATAAAATCCAGAAGTTTCTCGGTCTGGTGAACACTGTAAATTACCACAAGATTCTGAC ATTTGATCCCAAGAAAGGATTCTGGTGTCAACTGTTGGATGGGGGCAAGACCAAGTGCCTGGGAAAGAGTAAAGGCAGGAAGTACCCAGACATGGACTCCGAT